A single Entelurus aequoreus isolate RoL-2023_Sb linkage group LG11, RoL_Eaeq_v1.1, whole genome shotgun sequence DNA region contains:
- the LOC133660561 gene encoding zinc finger protein 615-like — MCERTTAEYEEELCPTKEEKHQLLDALLQKHQHTTDIQQALHMKEEEEEPHIKEEEEEVWISQEETDVSKFPLTLVSVKTEDKPPESSQLHHSPDIQQMIGLEDGREDPQPGHFQERQNDPHLKEEEGEPLPPHIKEEEEHPQPPSVKEEEEEPQASHVKEEEEEVWISQCVVGQEEADLSKFPLTVKTGDHGEKPPESSQLHHSPSQESKAVEASSCSSPHHMTTEADGDHYGGSPADQIFAPLSDSDDTTSHLDINMEAHRRTHRGEKPFSCSVCGRRFSDKSNMKSHMKTHTGEKPFSCSVCGKMFSNKRNMLIHMRKYTGEKPFSCPVCTKTFSSKSIMAGHMGTHTGEKPFGCSVCGNAFSRKAHLKNHMRTHTGEKHFSCSVCCKRFSSKSNLNSHMRTHSVEKPFACLVCGKGFAVKYNLARHTRVHTE, encoded by the exons ACATCCAACAGGCTCTccacatgaaagaggaagaggaggagccacacatcaaggaggaagaggaggaagtgtggatcagtCAGGAGGAGACTGATGtcagcaagtttccactgactctTGTGTCTGTGAAAactgaagacaaaccacctgagtcctcccagcttcatcacagtccag ACATCCAGCAGATGATTGGACTTGAAGACGGACGTGAGGATCCACAGCCAGGCCATTTTCAAGAGAGACAGAATGATCCACATTTGAAAGAGGAAGAGGGGGAGCCACTGCCCCCAcatattaaagaggaagaggagcatCCACAGCCCCCAAgtgttaaagaggaagaggaggagccacaggCATCCCAtgtgaaagaggaagaggaggaagtgtggatcagtcagtgtgttgtagggcaggaggaggcggATCtcagcaagtttccactgactgtgaAGACTGGAGACCATGGAgagaaaccacctgagtcctcacagcttcatcacagtccaagccAGGAGAGCAAGGCCGTGGAAGCTTCAAGCTGCAGCTCACCAcaccacatgacaacagaagctgatggagaccactatGGAGGATCACCAGCAGACCAGATCttcgctccactatcagatagtgacgacaccACGTCACACCTCGACATAAACATGGAAGCACACAGGAGAACACACAGAGGGGAAAAAccctttagttgttcagtttgtggtaggAGATTCTCTGACAAAAGTAATATGAAatcacacatgaaaacacacacaggagaaaaaccgttcagttgttcagtttgcggtaaaatGTTCTCTAACAAACGCAATATGCTAATACACATGAGAAAatacacaggagaaaaacccttcAGTTGTCCGGTGTGCACTAAAACATTCTCCAGCAAAAGTATTATGGCCGGACACATGGgaacgcacacgggagaaaaacctttcggTTGTTCAGTCTGTGGTAATGCATTTTCTCGGAAGGCTCATCTAAAGaatcacatgagaacacacacgggagaaaaacatttcagttgctcGGTTTGCTGCAAAAGATTCTCTTCAAAAAGTAATTTGAActcacacatgagaacgcactcgGTAGAAAAGCCCTTTGCTTGTTTAGTCTGTGGGAAAGGCTTTGCTGTAAAATATAATTTGGCTCGACATACGAGAGTACACACAGAATAA